The following nucleotide sequence is from Tribolium castaneum strain GA2 chromosome 5, icTriCast1.1, whole genome shotgun sequence.
AAGTTCGTCAATGTAACTCAAACTCGACCGATTTTCGATCATATTCTCCAGTAGAGTGATCTGTTTTTCGAGGATCTTTCCGGCAGCTTCGTTGTTGATTTCGGGTTCGAAGAAGTCCAAATTTTTCACGTAATTCTCCGATTCGAAACTTTTTCGTTCAGCTAGGCTTTTGCATCGGCGCACTTCTGACGGAATTTCGGCCTCGTTTGGCAACATCATGTCGGAAAAACTGTCCTCTTTTTTCGACAGCGGTTTATTCAATACGTCGTTGATTATATCGGCCAGTTTCAGGTTGGAATTGTTCACGCTGACCGAGAACGGGGGCGAAAACAGTTTCGATTCTTCCAAAATATCGAAAAGGTTGACGTTTTTTTCGGGAATTTCTGCTTTTTCGCTCTCTGATTTGGCCTTCAATTCGGCCTCTTTGGCCTCGAGTTCGGACAGTTTCGAAATGTGAGTCAACGTGCGTTTGTGTTTCGTTAAACTCTCGACTCGGGAAAAATACTTGTTGCAGATTTCGCAATAAATGTTGCTTTTGGGGTTCAGATCGTTATCCAACGACTCCAAAGCCGATACGTTTTCCACGTCGCTACTACATGAGAGCATGTTCGGTTTTTCGTCGACTTTACCCTTGTGTTTGTTATTTCTTTTCGGCTTTTTTCTCTTATTGATCATTTTATTGTCTTTCGGTTTCAAATCGGcgcaattttgaaaactggTATTATTTAGTGGGAATTTTTCCAGGCTGGAAACTGCCTGTTCTGATAGATCTTCCTCAATGACGGCGATCGACTTCTCCAAAATATCCTCAAACACGTCGAAATTATCGTCGTTGAAATCATTCGATATTTCAtcgaaactattaaaaatcGAATCTGTGGGCTTCGATAAAACGTTATTTTCATTCGGTGTTGCTTTCAACAAATCGAACAATTCATCACCGGTGATTTTCCTCTCGTTTTGCCcatttttggtcaattttttcgCCACTTTCCGATTCTTACGTTTGATACCGAAAATATCTTTCGTCGTTTCTTTCAGTATTTTTGAGATTGTTTTATCACTGTCCAAATCGTCGAGGAGCGGATCAACCAAATCAACTTCATTGTAcgaagtgatttttttagaatttcgtCTGCTTCTGCGCAATTCTTTGGCGTTTTCAGATTCGTTTTCATTTTCCTCCGGAAAGTTACTTTTGGAATCTTCGATTGGTTTCACGTCGGAAATTACCGAATCGTTCTTTTtcacattttcgaaaaactcATTCTCAGATAACTCTAATAAGGCTTCGTCCAGAATCGATTCCAAGGCTCTTGCTTTGGCACTTCTTACGCTTTTCTTATTTGCCACACTGTCTTTCAATTCTCTTTTGTTTGACTGCTTCTTCttcgacttattttttatcaaagaaTCCTCGACCAGTGAAGCCGAATTTTCTTTACTTTCTGAGGAATCATCCGCTGATAAATTCTCTTCGATATGCAAGGGTTCATCAGCACTGACAGTCTCATTTGTGCCAAGAAAATTGGCCTTACTATTTATTCTAACATTTTCCAggttgttattaattaaaaaattcagtttttccgAACATTTCTCCAAAGTTATTAACGTATTTACTTCTTGTGTTGTCATTTCTGGGTCTTTTTTCTCTGGTGAGGCCACATGATTTAAAAGCTCGTTTTGTTCGCACAAATTATCGTTAATTTCCATCAGTACGtccattattttattttgtgcggCTTCTATCCTCACTTCTTCTTCCTCCGGCTTTATTTCTTCTTGTTCTTCTACCTTTACTTCTTCCTTATCTATAGGTTGTGGTCCCTGTACTTCTTCACTTAATTTCGGACAAATATTTTCCTCAAGATCTGGAGTTTCGTAAcacttttcttcttcttcttcttcttcttccttTTCTATGGCTGTACTAACGGCCAAATTACTTTCATCGAAAATACTTGACTCGGAACTCAGAAGTGTGGAAAGCGGAATTTCATCTTCAGAATCACTATTAACAGTTCTTGTGGTACTGCTAGTATCTACTGGTTCTGTTAAGGTACTTTCTGGCACAAGTGGAATACAAACTGCTTCTTCTACATCTACTCTAGACACAGATTCGTTCTTCTCCAGATCTTCACATTTCTCATCCAAACTCAAAGGTTTTACATCTTCTTCTAAGGGTACTGCTTTATCAAGGCACTCATTTTCCTTCCGCGAGGAATGCAAATCAAAATGTTCATTAAACAACGGAACTTTCAATATAAACTcagatttttcagtttttgaatcCTCACATTTACTCTCTTGAGTTTCATTAAACAAATCATTAGTGGCTaaactatcaaaattttggcCCAGTTTGCTAGTCAGCATCGCGATGCAATCGTTCAAACCCCTTGCAGGTTTTCTGATTTTCCTCTTCGATTTTTCTTGGACAGTAACCACAGCTTGAACTTCGTCCAATTTTTCATCTTTAACCGTTTCCACCGTGTTCTCAATTTCTTGAGTTTGCGGTACTTCTATTGGTTCCTCGGGCGGATCAGGTACTTTTTTCGGAAcgattctttcaaaaaaatgcttcATGTCGCGTTGGGTGTAATTCTCGTGCGGTTTCGAAGACTCATCAACTCGATCAAACTCGTTGGCATTATTTCGCAATCTTCTCGTCTTGACTGTGCTTTTTTCAAGCTTGTTCTTTTCGGAGACTTTCCTTTTGCGCAGATTTACTTTTCTCCCGACTGTTTCGGTAATTTCCGCCTTGggcttttttttcatttgactCTTCACCGGCGATTCCTCCAACGATTTACGCTTTATGCCGGCATTTTCGCcgtttttcttcttcttcacaGGAAAAAAACGCTTGATGTTCATCTTGTCGCCATTGAACTCGACACGTTTCTCAAGCCTTGGGGACGACCGTTTCGACTTCGCCTCACTCTTTTCTTCAGTTTGTGGGGTTTTAGCAAGTTGTTCTTCCGGTTGTTGGTTTGTTTCGTTATTTTTCTTCgtctttttttcaatgtttatctTGCGATTGTACTTCCGCCTCGCGATTATGGACGAATTCGTGTCCAAGATTCTACTAGTGAGGACTTTATTTAAGCTTCGTAACGAACGTCTGTGGTTGTTTGGCTGGTTTTTGCTAGTTTTCTCGGATTTTGCCGTTTTTTGTTCCTTCGTTTTCCCGTGAATCAGTTTTCCGCATTTGTACTTTGTTTGCTTTGCCGGTTTTATATGTTTGGTTCTTGTGGAAGTATTAAAACCGTCCTTAAGACACATAACTTTGCGAGTCGCTCGTTTCGGAGGTAAATTTGCCAACATGCGTTTAATCGTGTCAGCTGTAACAAATTTTTCcagtataaaaatttacttgaaTGAGACAGCGGTTTACCATCGCTTGGTTTCTGGCGCGGAATATCAAACGATttcttgtatatttttttctcagagGGCTCGGTTTTTTGCGTATATATTCGCTTGATCAAACCtataacaacaacaaaaattaaccgaGGCAATAGCTTAGGTAAAGTACAGTACACACACTCGCTTTAAACCAGAAAACCattctttaattaaacttcACTTCGGAACATTTACATTttggttaaatatttttagacacTTAGACCGCACAAAGATAATACGAAAAAATCTGAACTGAAATACCTCTCCTTTTCCTCCTGGACTTGGCCCCGAACGGTCTATACTTGCACTTCTTCCTCGCCAGCATCCAAGTCCAATCCCCGCCACACTCGAGGATATGCCGGTGTAATTCCCCCAAACTATTACACTGTTTCCCGCATTTCGTGCACGAACGCGCGTCACTCCTTTTCCACACTTTACACTGAACCACGTTTTCCAAAACCCCCACTTTGCCCAACACTGGTATGCTCAAGTGCGTGTAGAGTTCGCTCTGATTCCCCACAAACTCGTAATGCTGCACCCAAATGTACTGATGAGACGCACTTTTGTGCTCCAAAAACTGCTTAATATTTTGGAGTTTGAGACCGCAAGCTGCGCACACGTAGATCCGTGAACGCGCCCATTCGCCCGTCAGTTCGACTTTCTCGTTCTTGCCCCTAACTGTATTACTTGGAAGTTCGAAGTTTTCAGTCTCTTGTGACGAACAGATCAGGGCGATTTTGTCCGATTTGTCTATTTCATTGTCGGAGAGTGAACCAACTCGCGGTCTCAAATTGAGATAGCTGGGAATTTCGGAGACGTTTTGGTCCAAATCGG
It contains:
- the LOC100142155 gene encoding uncharacterized protein LOC100142155, with amino-acid sequence MDFTMVNSSSFGSEDGNTASCMPAHGLHTNTQSTSPLTASGATQSKNDFPDTLHGRQLCKSFAVEPVPSQTEFEAPKAADKIEANESRKSLFCSVPLEKVQQILPKYTCSKIKTTRKVLCLFCERTFVNVNLRQKHVERCHSFKQLRRVSLRKHQNVLTNTLCNYCDKFGSAEHTLNDLFKHLIDSHSNKYFGCLLCEERFLNAAHLLEHNVSQHNFVPKSEETPDLNDTVSQLNDASVESRVQEEVPVKITRRKQRTRNENAGSNDTNVKNLRSRKLTVKSSRMIIKRSKRLQAKLGETKKKRKDVVEKKKERQEQITKAPPSHVNPYPEFDHFYQVKKITDHSIDNLKISSLTFDDVFDKAFFNRIKCNIQENLLHHIDGKLFKNEESESRISNFEKISNIPQEVHNVNSENYGCELSINAIAPTTTLLSNQFGDDPESQIEYGSKPSKKKTQVKKDEVHYKYFTRRKYQASILEHKENRDLSKLDMWTQYIIKNRQQKILNDKKSPKEILDYFTGEEYKSIMRREELNRILDRRGPFEDLREEASKKAALDKLNDQSSAPEDDNFAEIGEILNDILNKVFELAKESHPSAQTCPQNPTTDLDQNVSEIPSYLNLRPRVGSLSDNEIDKSDKIALICSSQETENFELPSNTVRGKNEKVELTGEWARSRIYVCAACGLKLQNIKQFLEHKSASHQYIWVQHYEFVGNQSELYTHLSIPVLGKVGVLENVVQCKVWKRSDARSCTKCGKQCNSLGELHRHILECGGDWTWMLARKKCKYRPFGAKSRRKRRGLIKRIYTQKTEPSEKKIYKKSFDIPRQKPSDADTIKRMLANLPPKRATRKVMCLKDGFNTSTRTKHIKPAKQTKYKCGKLIHGKTKEQKTAKSEKTSKNQPNNHRRSLRSLNKVLTSRILDTNSSIIARRKYNRKINIEKKTKKNNETNQQPEEQLAKTPQTEEKSEAKSKRSSPRLEKRVEFNGDKMNIKRFFPVKKKKNGENAGIKRKSLEESPVKSQMKKKPKAEITETVGRKVNLRKRKVSEKNKLEKSTVKTRRLRNNANEFDRVDESSKPHENYTQRDMKHFFERIVPKKVPDPPEEPIEVPQTQEIENTVETVKDEKLDEVQAVVTVQEKSKRKIRKPARGLNDCIAMLTSKLGQNFDSLATNDLFNETQESKCEDSKTEKSEFILKVPLFNEHFDLHSSRKENECLDKAVPLEEDVKPLSLDEKCEDLEKNESVSRVDVEEAVCIPLVPESTLTEPVDTSSTTRTVNSDSEDEIPLSTLLSSESSIFDESNLAVSTAIEKEEEEEEEEKCYETPDLEENICPKLSEEVQGPQPIDKEEVKVEEQEEIKPEEEEVRIEAAQNKIMDVLMEINDNLCEQNELLNHVASPEKKDPEMTTQEVNTLITLEKCSEKLNFLINNNLENVRINSKANFLGTNETVSADEPLHIEENLSADDSSESKENSASLVEDSLIKNKSKKKQSNKRELKDSVANKKSVRSAKARALESILDEALLELSENEFFENVKKNDSVISDVKPIEDSKSNFPEENENESENAKELRRSRRNSKKITSYNEVDLVDPLLDDLDSDKTISKILKETTKDIFGIKRKNRKVAKKLTKNGQNERKITGDELFDLLKATPNENNVLSKPTDSIFNSFDEISNDFNDDNFDVFEDILEKSIAVIEEDLSEQAVSSLEKFPLNNTSFQNCADLKPKDNKMINKRKKPKRNNKHKGKVDEKPNMLSCSSDVENVSALESLDNDLNPKSNIYCEICNKYFSRVESLTKHKRTLTHISKLSELEAKEAELKAKSESEKAEIPEKNVNLFDILEESKLFSPPFSVSVNNSNLKLADIINDVLNKPLSKKEDSFSDMMLPNEAEIPSEVRRCKSLAERKSFESENYVKNLDFFEPEINNEAAGKILEKQITLLENMIENRSSLSYIDELSVSSTQSSNKKRKDSVKPALEDSFLKPGQYEEISEDSNLRNYDEQKSRKVLNRDEELFLECCSLLKSGSEVSNYSKKSNNVRKEMHNLESKCDWVENNQKETADFVECYSDNTRMRTPLGDGFSQDDSNSATISSHWDRNSSSNFSKRKNSKGDDKNLSFGEMFNNNRDKEVIFREEDEGKSPFDALVEDTKLRNLEIQDDSLINTSNEKSKKCNEISTPDGKKMLTKGAMKVFEGLKVSIPTEELNIDKILISGQSANTSSSDDFTNLSNKKSSSLKSSKTKTKSSLKKQNSMPVSSKSHDVYDFEETQDNSDIFTKPDFRSFRNNYEKSKKTDKGSDDDSQDFIDAVSFDAFSSSTSSVSEQLPVTAKTQQNITKKKCMIMGRIFKNAVKSKDIDEDIRSIPVMDNSKLVEDFVLSCPDPTERKVRMTEEERNLAFDNLLNSKFGDSKNQAKNTVTKRKIKTKSKKRPHAGSESSDDEFKLQKSTKKRPKKKCNNVEESCINLEQELRECIGVASRKSQRKCTSGKQNVLMEYWSSDESSFEVALVDSVPSNVIKEAEPVVEKIPDAPPVHKKVKSPSTCSSNRRKRAAVNPLYHWSSSSEDESRDLIEVRPIRDEIDDDEDRPVQHGWIVGDSPKKLVTMLAQAKGKKCDVDGVKEHGKKRTFS